TCGCTCCATTTGAACCTGATCCACATCCGCCGCCATTGGAGTGCGGATCGTGCCGGGCGCGATCGCGTTCACGCGAATCTTGTAGGGCGCCATCGTCTTGGCCAGGCTGCGGGTCAAGCCGATCATTCCCGCCTTTGACGTCCCGTAGGGAATAATGGGACTGCCGAGCTTGCCATTGATTGACGCGATATTGACGATTACGCCGCCTCCGCTGTCGGCCATTCGTCGACCGAGCTGCTGACTGAGGAGAAAAGGCGCGCGCAGATTGACGGTCATCGCGCGGTCGAAGTCATCGAGGGTGAGCTCGAAGACCTTTTTCTTTTCGTAGAGGCCCGCGCAATTCACCAGACAGTCGATGCGTTCCTCTGACGCCAGATCATCGATCACGCGTCGCACCTGCGCGATGTCAGCGAGATCGGCGCCAATGAAACGGTCCGGCTGAGGGCGTTGGTCATCACGCCGGGAAGCAGGTCGATCGACGCCGATTACCCGATATCCCGCTTCCTTCATCGACGCGACGATGGCGCGGCCCATTCCGCCGGCGCTGCCGGTCAGGACGAGCGTAGACATGTCTATCTCCCTACTTCCATTATGTGGGACGCTACGTCCTCAATCTTCAGCGCCGACGGCAAACTAAGCAGAATTCCAGATGGATTCAATATCATTGCCGAGACATGTCTTGACAGTCAGCTGTCAAATTTGCAGTTTCGCAGCCAACGCGAGATGATTTTCATCTCATAATATAGGATATCGGGGAGAGTAATGGACTTCGATTGGACCGAGGAAGATCGGGCCTATCGGGCGAGGATCAGGGAGTTCCTGAAAAAGGAGCTGCCCTCGGACTGGGACGAAATTTCCCGTCACGGTCCAGGCTCGCGTGAGCAGACGGAATTCAGTCTTCAGTTCTGCCCGAAGCTCGCGGAAGCCGGACTTCTTGTGCCGCATTGGCCGCAAGAGTGGGGCGGCGGCGATCGCCCGACCTGGGAGCATTTCATCCTCGGCGAAGAGCTGTGGGCGGCCGGGGAGCCGCGCGGCGCGCAGTATATGAATGTGAACTGGATCGGTCCGACGCTCATGCGGTTCGGGACCGAGGAGCAGAAACGGCGCTTCATTCCTGAGATGGTCGCGGGCAAGGCGATCTGGTGTCAGGGGTTTTCAGAACCCAACGCCGGATCGGATCTCGCAAGCCTGCGCACGCGCGCAGAACGTGATGGCGATGACTATGTCATCAATGGAACGAAGATCTGGACGTCCTACGCGGCGATGGCGGAGCACTGCTTCCTTCTTGCGCGCGCTGGCGCCGGTCAGGGCAAAGCCGGAATAGCGATCTTCATCGTCCCGATGTCGACGCCAGGGATCGAGGTGCGCTCGATTCCAAGCCTGATCGGGCATGGCGATATCCACGAAACATTCTTCACTGATGTGCGCGTTCCCGCCGCGGCGCGCCTTGGAGAAGAAGGAGAGGCCTGGTCGATCATCAACTATTCGCTCGCCAATGAACGCGTCGGCATTCCCCGTTATGAGCTTTCAACCCGCGTCTTGAACGACATGGTGTCGGAGTTGAAGCAGCGTGGCGACTTCTCCGATCCTGTCGTGCAGGCGCGGGCGGGATCAGCCGCAGCCGCATGCGAGGCTGCGCGCATGCTGGTGTATCGAACCGTCGACATGAAGGCGCGCGGCGATATCGTTGGCGCTGAAGCAAGCATGGCGCGCGTCGCTGTGATTGAAGCCGATCACGCAGTCACGGACTTCGGGATGGAATTTTTGCCTGACGCCTTCAACGGGCGTAGCCATCCGGCATTCCTGGCTCACCACGAAAGAGCGATTGTCACCGGAATTGCGGCCGGCGCCGCCGAAATTCAGCTCGGCCTCATTGCGCGCCATTGGCTCGATCTTCCCAAGGGCGTTCATTGATGCGCCTCCATCCCAACGATGATCAGGCGATGTTCCTGTCCGCTCTGGATCAGATGATGCAGGGCAAGAGCGCGGCCTGGCGGACTTCGCCGCAATGGGATCGCTATGAATGGTCAGACGCGTTTGATCGCGAGCTGGAAGAGAGCGGATTTCTGGATTGCGCGATCGAGGAAACGCTCGGGCCAGTGGCCGCAGCCGAAATGACGTTCAGACTCGCAACGCTTCCGATTGCGGTCGAGGCCGCCGCGTCGGCGCTGTTGCGGCCAAAATTCGCAGCCGATTTGCCGCGCCCGCTCGCGATCATCGAAAGCGATCATGCGCAGGCCATTCGCTTCCTGCCGGTGGCGCGATCGGTGCTCTCTCTTGGCGGCGACAGCATCATGAGCGCTCTGATCGAGCCTCATGCGGTCGCTTCTGTGGAGAGCCTGTACGCCTTTCCCATGGGGGTTCTGAAGAAAGCGCTCGATTGGCGACCGCTCAACGCTGACCCGGAAGCCGTGCGCGCCCAATGGCGGGTCGCTCTGGCGGCGGAGCTTGCGGGCGCGCTGAAAGGCGCGCTTGCCTCCGTCGTCTCACATGTCCGCGAGAGGCATCAATTTGGCCGGCCGCTTGGCAGCTTCCAGGCCATTCAACATCGCCTCGCCGGCGCCGCGACGAAAGTGGAGGCCAGTTATTGGCTGACTCTGAAAGCGGCGCAAAGCGGCGATTCCATCGACGCCGCGTTGGCGTTGGGTTACGCGCAGGATGCATCGACAAAAGTCGTCTACGATCTGCATCAATTCATGGGTGCAATGGGACTGACGCTTGAACACCCCTTGCATCGCTGGACTTACCGCGCCCGGCTGCTTCGTTCATCGCTTCGAGGCTCAATCAACAATTTAAGAACGGTCGCAGTCGAACGGTGGAGAGCGGCGTGAGCGACTTGCCGTCATATCAAACGGTCATGCTGTCACGACGCGAGAGGTTGCTGACCGTGACCATGAACCGGCCCGGTGTGCTGAACGCTTTTGGCAAGGTCATGCATATCGAGCTTATCGAGGCGCTGCGTTTCGCGATGTCCGATCCCGACTCCGACGTCATTGTGCTGACGGGCGCCGGGCGAGCCTTCTCCGCCGGCGGCGATCTCGAGCGCATGGAAGAGTTTCAGGCCGATCCAAGGGAGTTTGATCGCGAAGCCGCTGACGCCAAGCGCCTTGTGTTCACGTTACTCGACATCGAAAAGCCCGTCATCGCAAGGATCAATGGGCCGGCCGTCGGGCTCGGCGCGACCGTCGCCTTGCTGTGCGACGTCACTTTCATCGCAGACGATGCGAAGATCGGCGATCCCCATGTCAAGGTCGGGCTTGTGGCGGGCGACGGGGGAGCGGTGATCTGGCCGCAACTGATCGGGTTCCCGCGCGCAAAAGAATATCTCATGACGGGAACGCTTCTCACTGGCGCGAAAGCGGCCGAGATCGGCCTTGTGAATTACGCCGTTCCGCATTCCGAACTCGATGCGCATGTGGATGCATTTTGCGAAAAGCTTCTGAGGGGCGCGACAAATGCGATCCGCTGGACCAAGACGACGATAAATCTGGAGCTCAAGCGAATTGCAAACGCTCTGATGGATCCCGGGATCGCCTATGAGGCGATCACCGTGCGCTCGGACGAACATCGCAACGCCGTGAAAGCGATGAAGGAAAATTTAAAGAAGCAAGATTGAAGCGTAGACATTCTGTTGTCGTCGCGAATTGGGAGGATCAAATGCAAAAAAACAGGCGCGAATTTATCGGTGGAGCGCTGGGTATAGCGGCGCTTTCAAACTTCCCGATGCCAGCGATCGGGCAGAGCCGCCCGATCCGTATCGGCTGCATCACCAGCCTCGGAGGCGTCTATGCGCAATTCGGGGAAAATCATGTGCGCGGCATGCAGATGGCCGCGGCGACCATCAATGCCGCCGGCGGCATTCGCGGCCGCAACATCGAGATCGTCGTCCGTGACGATGCGCTGAAGCCGGACACCGCCGTCGCGGCGGCGCGCGAACTGGCCGCCGATGGCATCCGCATCTTCTCCGGTGGATTGGTGAGCGGCGCCGTGCTGGCTCTGAACGGCGTGATGAGCGAACTTGATTCCATTTTCATCAGCGCCGCCGCGCACGGAAACAACCTCACGCATCAGGACTTCGTCCGCAATTATTTCCGCGTGACGGACTATTCGGCCCAGCGCGTTGGCGCAGGCTCTCATCTGATGGCGCAGAAATATCCGACGGCGCGGATCTGGGGTTCAATTGCGCCGGATGCGGAAATCGGGCGCTCGGTGATGGAGGTTTGCAACTTCCGGCTGCCGGAAGCCTACAAGAAGCTGCACAACGCCGAAATCAAGATGACTGAAACGATCTGGGTCAAATTCGGCGCCACGAGCTATCGCAACGAGATCGCGCGGCTCGCTAGCATGGGAATTGATGGCCTGATCGTCGGCGTCGGCGGGGCGGACGAATCTACATTCCTGCAGCAGGCTGGCCAGCTTGGCCTGACTTCGCAGCTCAAGGGCTTCTACACGTCGGGGAGCGAATTTCTCGGCGCAATCGCGTTGAAGAATCGGACGCCCGCGAATTACTGGTCGGGATTCCACTGGTACTACGGCGCCTATCCCGACAATCCCATCACCAAATCGGTCGTCGAGACCTTCCGCGCCAAGGGTTACGGACAGCATCCCGATGGTTTCGTGGGGATGGCGCACAGCGCGGTGCTCGCCGTTGAAGCTGCGATGAAGAAAGGCGCTGGCGAGGCGAGCAAGGAACTCATTCCGGCGCTCGAAGGCCTGACGTTCGATTCAGTGAAAGGGCCTATCACGCTTCGGAAGGAGGACCATCAGGCGATCTGCGACGTGAACTATGCGCAGCTCGGTCCGGCCAACAATGCGGACGGCTGGGAGGTCGTGAGCTTCGCCCGGGTCGACGGCAAAGACTTCGCCGGCCCGCCGACCCCCGGCGTCGCTCTCAAATTCGGATAAGCTGGATTATCCGCCGGCGCGAGATCGCCGGAGGATGATCGCTGTGCGACTGGAACATCTTGATGACCGCGTTGGATGAAAGGCTCGCCGCATTTCGAGGCGGAAAGCGTTATATGAAGATTGATGGGCGCGGCCTGGGTGAAATCGCGCGCGAATTGACGGCCGAAGACCCAGACCGCGTTCTGGTCGTCGATGGGACGCGCGCGTTGACGCGAGCCGAAATGCTGGACGCGGCGCTGCGTCTTGGCGGCGCGATGCAGGCGCAGGGCCTCGCTCGCGGCGCCTCCGTCGCGTTCCAACTGCCGAATTGGTGGGAGGCCTGCGTTGTTAATCTGACAGCGGCGCTCTTCGGCTATCGATTGGCGCCGTTGCTGACGATTTATCGCGCCGCGGAGCTTGGCGTGATGTTGCCTGCATGCGCCGTCGAAGCGATCTTTATTCCCGAGCGGTTTCGCGGTGCGGATTTCCCCGCTTTGATCGCGAGCTTGTCTTATCAGCCGCGCCACATCTTCATTGTGCGCGGCGACGGCTCAAATGCGCACAGCTTCGAGAATCTGATCAAACACGCTCCAGGTGAGCCAGAGCCGGCGTCGGCCGGTGATATGAAGATGGTGCTCTTCACATCGGGAAGCACGGGCCGGCCGAAGGGCGTCATTCATAGCCATGGCGCGGTTGACGTGCTGATCCGCGCGACCGGCGCGTTCTGGGAGACGGGCGAGGGGGATCGCCTTTATATTCCGTCGCCAATCGGCCACATCGGCGGATCGATCTACGCTTTCGAATTTCCCTGGATCACCGGTTGCGTCGCGCTTCTAGCCGAGAGCTGGCAGGCCGATGAGGCGGTGGCGGCGATTGATCAGCATCAGGCGACCTTCATGGCGGGCGCGACTCCCTTCCTGTCGGGTTTGATCGACGCTGCCGAACGCGCCGGCTCCCGCCTGCTGTCTTTGCGTCGATATATCTGTGGCGGCGCCAGCGTGCCGCCCGAACTGGTGCGCCGCGCGCTCAGACAATTTCCGAACGCCACTGTCTCACGCGCTTACGGCTCAACGGAAGTTCCGCTGATTTGCCCGGGCTTGCGCACGCGCGGCGAAGCCGAAGCGCATGCGGATACGGACGGCGAATGCGCGTCCGACATCCAGATTCTGGGCGATCAGGGAACTGAAGCCGCGGAAGGGGCCGCAGGCGAGATCGTGGTGCGCGGGCCGCAGATGTTTCTCGGCTATCTCGATCCGAACGATGACGTCGACGCGTTCACGGAGAACGGCTTCTTTCGCATGGGTGACCTTGGCCGGCGCATCGACGGGCGCTACCTGGAAATCACGGGGCGAAAAAAAGATATCATCATCCGCAAGGGAGAAAATATAAGCCCGCTTGAAATAGAGAATGCTCTCGCGAGGCATGAGGCGGTGAAGCAATCCGCGATTATCGGGATGCCTGATGCATCCCGCGGCGAGATCGTGGTCGCCTTTGTGCTGCCGATCGAAGGGAAGCCTTTCAGCTTTCAGGACATGACGAGCCATCTTGAAGCGCTCGGTCTCGCGAAGCAAAAATTCCCGGAAAGGCTGCATGTCGTGTCGAGCCTGCCGGTCAACTCGATCGGAAAGGTGCAGAAGGCCGAGCTCAGGCAATTGGCCGCCGGCGCTGTGCAAGGCGACAACTGATGGCGTTCTATCTCTACGCTCTTTTCAACGGGCTCGTGCTGGGGCTCTCGATTTTTCTGGTCGCGTCGGGCTTGACCCTTGCGTTCGGCATCATGAAGATTTTCAACTTCGCTCACGGCGCGTTCTTCATGATCGGCGCCTATGCCGCGCATGCGATCACCGGTCAGGAAGCTTCGTCGCTGCCATTGTTCCTTCTTGCAGCGCTTCTGGCGGGGGGCTTGATCGGAAGCATCGGCATCGTCGCCGATCTCGCGATTTTCCGGAGATTGGCGGGCGTGCCGGCGGAATACACCTTGATGGGCGCGTTCGGCATTCTGCTGCTTTGCAACGGCTTGACCAAAGTCGTCTTCGGACAATCCGTCCACGCCGTCTATCCGCCGGAAGCGTTGGGCGGTTTCATAAATGTCGGGCGGCCTTTGCCAATTTATGGCCTCTTCATCATTGGCGCGGGCATTCTCGTCTTTCTCGCGCTCGAGATCGGTCTGAACCGCCTATGGTTTGGAAAGATGATTCTCGCCGTGGCCCGTGATCCATGGATGGCGAACGTTTCCGGACTGAGAGTGCAGCGCCTGAAGCTGATCTCCGTCGCGATCAGCTTTGCTCTGGCCGGGATCGCGGGCGGATTGCTTGTCGCCAACCAGTCGCTGTCTCTCGATCTCGGAAATTCCTATCTGCTTCCCGCTTTCTGCGCGGTCATTGTCGGCGGACTGGGCTCGATCCGGGGCGCTCTTGTTGCGTCCATCATCTTCGGGCTGGCGGAAAGCCTGAATTCGGTCGTTCTTCCGGGAATGCCGGGGATTGCGACTTACGCGTTGTTGATCGTTCTGGTGCTCATTCGTCCGCAAGGCCTTTATCCGGAGCTGTCGCGATGACGCGAGTCCCGGCTTTGGCTCTCGCGGCGCTGTTCCTGGCGTTCGTTTCCGCGCCTTTCTTGGTGCATCCCGGTCTCGTCTTCATTGCGGGATTCGCGATGATCGAGATCGTTTTCGCGCTATCCTGGAATATGCTTTTCTCTTATGCGGGGCTGGTCTCTTTCGGGCACGCGGCTTTCTTCGGCGTTGGCGCTTATGTGGCGGCGGCTGCGCTCCGATACGGCTACCCCGTGAACTTTCTGCTGGTTGTCGTGATATGCGCCGCGCTGGGAGCGATCGCGGCTTTTCTCGTGGCGTTGGTCGTTCTCCGCCGCGCTCACGGCATCCAGTTTTCAGTCTTGACGCTCGCCCTTTCGCAATTGCTGGTCTTGCTCATCGGATATTCCAGCTATTTCGGCCATGATGAGGGACTGTCGGCGATTCCACGCCCGGTCATGAACTTTGGCCTGTTCCTGCTCGATCTGAAAAATCCGATAGCGAATTACTACTTCGTATTCGCGATTTCTCTTATCGCGGTTGGGCTGATGTGGCTGATCGTCCACGGACATATCGGGCGCGCCATGCAGGCCGTCAGACTTGATCCCGAGCGAGCTGCATTTGTCGGCATCGATGTCTGGCGAATCCGCGTGCTGTCATTCGCCATTTCCGGCGCATTCGCAGCCGTCGCCGGCGCATTGCTTCCGCCCTGGGGGCAGATCGTGACGCCTGACTATGTGAACTGGCTGCATTCGGCGCAACCGATCTTTGCGACGCTGCTCGGAGGAGTGGGATTCTTCTGGGGGCCCGTCGTCGGTATCATTGGTCTCAGCGCGCTGAACTATTTCACGCGCACCTTTGTCGGCGTTTCGGAAATGCTGGTTGGCGCAAGCTTGCTGCTTGTTGTGCTGCTCGCGCCTCAGGGCGTTCTCGGTGCGATCCGAAGCCTGGCGCGCGCTCGACCCCAAACTGCTTCAGGAGAACAACGGTGATCCTCGACGCCCAGGGCATCGAGATGAGTTATGGCGCGCTCAAGGTGCTCCATGGCGTCAGTCTGCAGGTCGTCGAACGAGAGACCTTTGCGATCATCGGGCCGAACGGAGCGGGAAAGACGACGCTGTTCAAAGTCCTGACCGGCGAGCGTCCGCCCAGCGCCGGCATAATCAAATTTCGCGGCGAAGACGTCACGAGCCTCCCCGCGCACAAACGAGCCCAGAAAGGATTCGGGCGGACATTTCAGGTCTCGCGCATCTTCAACGAAGTCGATCTCAAGACAAATGTGCTGATTGCGATCGAATCCCGAATTCGTTCCGCTGGAGCGAATCCTGCGCCTTGGTGGCGCTGGACGCCCGCCGATACGGTGCGCATTGAGGCGGAAGAGATTCTGGAACGGTTTGGATTCGCACGGAGCCGCTGGAGCGATGAGGCGCAATATCTCTCGCATGGAGATCGTAAACGTCTCGAATTCTGCGTCACGCTTGCGACGCGGCCGGAAATCCTGATGCTCGACGAACCGACCGCCGGGATGTCGCCATCTGATCGAAAAGTTATGACGCAGCTTCTGGCGAAGTTGAAGTCCGAAACCGGCGTGACGATCGTGATGACCGAGCACGACATGGACATCATATTCGAACTCGCTGATCGGCTTATGGTCTTGAATTACGGTGAAGTGATCGCGGTTGGCGATCCAATTCCGGTGCGCGAAGATCCGACGGTGCGGCGCGTTTATCTCGGCCGCGGACATGGCCATGCTTGAAGTTCAGCGGCTGGACGCCTTCTATGGCAAGGCGCATATTCTTCACGGTCTGGCGCTGACATTGGCGGCGCGCGAGCGGGTTTCGGTCCTTGGACGAAACGGGGCTGGAAAATCGACGTTACTGAAGAGCCTGATGAATGCCGGGCCCATCGTAAATGGCGGCGTCAAGCTCGATGGCAAGGAGCTGGACGACATCAGCGCCAGTGATCGCGTGCGGCTCGGCATGTCGCTGGTGCCCGAGGATCGCCGGATATTCACGCATATCACGGTGGCTGAGAACATTCGCCTGGCGCAGATCGGGACCGAACGCGCCAGCGGTCTGCCGACCATCGACGAAGTCGTAGCGAAATTTCCGCTGCTGAGGGACCTTCTCAACCGGCCGGGCGGCCAGCTTTCCGGAGGTCAACAGCAGGTTCTTGCGGTGGCGCGTTCGATCGCAGCGCGGCCGCGTCTGATGCTTCTCGATGAACCAACCGAAGGTCTGGCGCCCGTCATCGTCGAAGACCTTGCTGAGAAAATTGTCGAAGCTTGTGACGCCTATGGAATCGCGCTTCTCCTTGTCGAACAGAGCGTTTGGTTCGCCCGGCAATGCACCTCGCGCGTGATGGTGTTGGACTCAGGCGCGTTGGTATTCTCCGGAAGTTGGGACGACTTCGACGCCTCGGCGTCGTTGCTTGAACGCTATCTGGCGATCTAGCGCGCACGCGCCTCGATATGTGTCCATGCTGCAGGATGCGTAACGTGAAGCAGGCGCTTGCCGCCGTGCAAAGATACTCCTTAGGACGGGATCAGTTTGCCTTTTGCGGCTTTGAGCAGAAGCCTCTTCCAAATCAAGATCTTTTCGCTTGAAACGATAGACTGGTGTGCGGCGATGCTCAACGCCAGCATCGTCGACCCTCTGGATCCGGGGATTGCGACGCCAAGTCCAAAGATGCCTTCGGCGACATGGCCCCAGCTTTCGGCAAATCCGGTTTCTCTTGTTTTCTTGACCAAGTCGCGCAGAATCGTCACGGTGGCGCTCGAATAGAGGGGTATATAAGGCTCGATCAAATCGATCGTATGCTCGCATTCTTCTTCCGCCAGGGAGGCGAGAATAGCGAGCGCTCCCGCCCCCAGTCCCAAAGGTCGGCGTTGACCCACCTCGACTGGCAACACGCGTACAACAGATGAGCCCGCGGCTGTGTCGAGGCAAACCGATTCGTTGCCGCTGCGGCCGATCAGATAGGTGGTGGCGCCTGTCTGGGTAGCGACTTCCTCCACGACGCGTCGCCATTTGAGAATGGCGTTCTGCAGAGGCTTCGCCGCCAATCCAAGCTCGAGCGTGAGATCTCCGATCGAATAATTGTGCGCGTCATCGCTCTGTGACGCGAGATTCTCCTGCACGAGGCACTGGAGAATCCGATGCGCAGTCGATCGCGACAAGCGCAGAGCCTCGCTGATGTCGCGTAATGTCGGACCCGGTCGAGGGTTAGCGGCGATATATCGAAGGACCGCAGCGGCCCGTTGGATCGCCTGCGCCCCATCGACCTTCTTTTCCTCTTTGCTCAATGTCTGACTTTCATCGCTGCACGGACGGCGCTTGGAAATTCATATATCCGCTCCTCGCCGCTTCAAAGTAGAAAGTCAGGCGGTGAGTGAAAATAGCCCTGCCGCCACGGAACAATCATTATTTTGGGTTCAAATCCCGCCGTTCATATGGCGACAGAGTCAAAAGCGACGAGTTGGAGAAGAGCGTTTCTCTTATCGTCACTTCGCGATCAAGCGCGGCGCAAGGTTTTCAAACGCGTCTTCGACGAGACCGACATGATGAAGCATCGCCGCATGCGCTTGACCTGCGTCGCCTCGAAGCACGGCCGACACCACAGCTCCGTGCTCTGCATGCGATAATGCCAGACGGCCTTGCGCACGGAATTGGGCGTGGCGGAAAGGCAGCAGGCGCCGCCGCAGTTTCAGCGCAATATCGGCCATGACGCTGTTGTGCGCGCCAGCATAGAGCGCCGCATGAAAAACGTCGTTTGCTTCGGAGTAGGCTTTCTGATTCTCCTCCCTGGCCATTTCTCCCATTTGATCATGAAGCGCTTGCAGCCGCCGGCGCTCGAGCGGCGTCATCGTGAGCGCGGCAAGACGCGCGCAGGTCGCTTCGATCTCCGCCATCGCGACAAACATCTCATCGAGTTGTTGGGATGTGATGCGGGTCACGGTCGCGCCGCGCCGCGGCTGGATCTCGATCAGGCCGCTTGACGCCAGTTCGCGCAGCGCCTCGCGCACCGGCGTTCGCGACACGCCAAAACGCGCTGCGATCGAATGCTCGTCGAGCCTAAGCCCTGGCGCGAATTCGCCGGTGACGATGGCGTCGGCGATTTCGGCGGCGAGCCGTTCGGCGCGCGTCTGTCGTTCCGGCTCGACCATATGCTTCCCGTCTCGCTCCTTAGCTGATCCGGCCGCCTTGCGGCGCCCATCTGCTGGGCGTCGGGGAGTGAAAATTTCGGCGCCGGCGCCGCACATTCATGCATGCAATTATGACGAATTGTATGCATGATTGGAATATCACATGCAATTGCGGAGTTGACGATGGATCGCCGCAAATTTCTCCAGTCGGCTTCCGCGACGATGTCGGGGACGCTCGCTGCGCCCTTCGTCCTCTCGCCCGCCAGGGCGCAGGCCCGGGCTGAAACGCTGCTGATCGTTTCCGAGAGCGGCCCCAATAACCTCGACATTCATGGCGTCGGCACGAATGTGCCGGGCTATGAGGCGTCTTGGAACTGTTACGACAGGCTCATCAGCCACGAGATGAAGACGGGCGCGAACGGCGCGCCTTATTATGATCGCGACAAGTTCAAACCCGAACTCGCCGAGGACATGAATGTCGGCGACATGTCGGTCACGTTCAAACTGAAGAAGAGCGCCACGTTCCACGACGGAACGCCGGTGACTGCGAAAGACGTGAAATGGTCGCTTGATCGCGCGGTGGAGGTTGGCGGATTTCCGACATTCCAGATGAGGGCGGGATCGCTGGAGAAGCCGGAGCAGTTTGTCGTCGTTGACGATCATACAGTCCGGGTCGATTTCCTGCGCAAGGACAGGCTTACGATTCCGGATCTCGCCGTGATTGTCCCATGCGTGGTGAATTCCGAGCTGGTGAAGAAACACGTCACCGCGAACGATCCCTGGGGCCTTGAATACACCAAGCAGAACACGGCTGGCTCCGGCGCCTACAAGGTGTCGAAATGGACTCCCGGAACCGAAGTGATCTTCGAGCGCAACGAGCAATGGCTGGGCGGCGCGCTTCCGAAGGTTCGTCGCATCATCTGGCGCATGGTTCCGTCAGCAGGCAACCGGCGCGCGCTTCTGGAGCGCGGCGACGCCGACATTTCCTATGATCTGCCAAACAAGGATTTCGCGGAGCTTAGATCAAGCGCCAGGCTCTCGATCATCTCGACGCCCTATTCGAACGGCGTCCAGTATATCGGCATGAATGTGAACAAGCCGCCCTTCGACAATCCGAAGGTGCGGCAGGCGGTGGCTTATGCGCTGCCCTATCAGAAGATCATGGATGCCGCTTTGTTCGGGCTGGCGGCGCCGATGTATGGCGCGCCCCTCGATCGCGCCACCGCAATCGCCTGGCCGCAGCCGCACCATTACAGCACCGACATCGCCAAAGCGAAGCAATTGCTCGCTGAAGCCGGCTACCCCAACGGCTTCGACACCACGCTGTCATTTGATCTCGGCTTCGCCATCGTCAACGAGCCGATCTGCGTGCTGGCGCAGGAGAGTCTCGCTCAGATCGGCATCAGAACCACGATCAACAAAATTCCCGGCGCGAACTGGCGCACCGAGCTCAACAAGAAAGAGATGCCGCTCTTCACCAACGTCTTTTCGGGCTGGCTCGACTATCCCGAATATTTCTTCTTCTGGTGCTATGACGGCCAGAATTCGGTCTTCAACACGTCGGGCTACAAGAGCTCGGCGATGGACGGATTCATCGCGGGCGCCCGCGCCGCCGCGGCGAGCGGCGACAAGGCCGCCTATGAGCGCGATGTGAAGGGCTTCGTCGATCTGGCGTTCGCTGACATCCCGCGGGTGCCGCTGTTCCAGCCCTACGTCAACATCGCCATGCAGAAGAATGTCGATGGCTACCAGTATTGGTTCCATCGTCGCCTTGACTACCGGGCTCTGACCAAGAGCTGACCGTCGCCCGACTTGGCGCGACTCCTGCTTATTTGCTTCCGCGGCCGGGCCGCGGGAAGGCCGCGCATCGCGCGGAACGGAGGGAATTTGATGGTTGATCGTCGCACGCTGGTCGGCGCAGCGCTGTCGGCGCCGTTTGTCACCCGGGCCGCGGCCCAGGCGCCGGCGCGCAACGAAACGCTGCTGCTCGTGCAGGAATATGGCCCGAACAGCCTGGATATGCAGGGCATCGGATCATCCCAGCCCGTGAACGGCGTCGCGCTGAACTGCTATGACCGGCTGATCCGCTTCAAGCCCACGCCGCTTCCTGATGGCGGCGGCGGCGCGTTCAACATGACCGACTTCGAGCCCGAGCTGGCCGAAAGCTGGCAGGTCGCGTCGGACGGCATGAGCGTCACCTTCAAGTTGAAGGACGCGGCCTTTCACTCGGGCCGCGCCGTGACGGCGAAAGACGTCAAATGGTCGCTCGCACGCGCCCTCGCCATTGGCGGCTTCGCCAAGACCCAGATGAACGCCGGCTCGCTCGAA
This sequence is a window from Terrirubrum flagellatum. Protein-coding genes within it:
- a CDS encoding ABC transporter substrate-binding protein, which codes for MDRRKFLQSASATMSGTLAAPFVLSPARAQARAETLLIVSESGPNNLDIHGVGTNVPGYEASWNCYDRLISHEMKTGANGAPYYDRDKFKPELAEDMNVGDMSVTFKLKKSATFHDGTPVTAKDVKWSLDRAVEVGGFPTFQMRAGSLEKPEQFVVVDDHTVRVDFLRKDRLTIPDLAVIVPCVVNSELVKKHVTANDPWGLEYTKQNTAGSGAYKVSKWTPGTEVIFERNEQWLGGALPKVRRIIWRMVPSAGNRRALLERGDADISYDLPNKDFAELRSSARLSIISTPYSNGVQYIGMNVNKPPFDNPKVRQAVAYALPYQKIMDAALFGLAAPMYGAPLDRATAIAWPQPHHYSTDIAKAKQLLAEAGYPNGFDTTLSFDLGFAIVNEPICVLAQESLAQIGIRTTINKIPGANWRTELNKKEMPLFTNVFSGWLDYPEYFFFWCYDGQNSVFNTSGYKSSAMDGFIAGARAAAASGDKAAYERDVKGFVDLAFADIPRVPLFQPYVNIAMQKNVDGYQYWFHRRLDYRALTKS
- a CDS encoding GntR family transcriptional regulator, producing MADAIVTGEFAPGLRLDEHSIAARFGVSRTPVREALRELASSGLIEIQPRRGATVTRITSQQLDEMFVAMAEIEATCARLAALTMTPLERRRLQALHDQMGEMAREENQKAYSEANDVFHAALYAGAHNSVMADIALKLRRRLLPFRHAQFRAQGRLALSHAEHGAVVSAVLRGDAGQAHAAMLHHVGLVEDAFENLAPRLIAK